In one Nicotiana sylvestris chromosome 8, ASM39365v2, whole genome shotgun sequence genomic region, the following are encoded:
- the LOC138876399 gene encoding uncharacterized mitochondrial protein AtMg00810-like: protein MAIGESDEEYEISIIHLKDKIKFLSKEPLSELLLDFIDESKDLNNEKEQLSKECVILKEARTNSFHLKISKEAMSPLEMGRKEQDNEEIGLIRNSNGETTVQPEDASEEGTGLCARFQANPKKSHLTVVKRIFRYLKGITGLFLWYPKGSNFNLVGYTDVDYAGFLVDRKSTLGMTHFLGSCLVSWATKRQNSVALSTAEAEYVAAASYYA, encoded by the exons ATGGCAATTGGAGAATCTGATGAGGAATATGAGATAagtataattcatctcaaagacaagattaaatttttgtctaaagaaccGCTCTCTGAATTACTCctggatttcattgatgaatctaaggatctaaacaatgaaaaggaacaactgtctaaggagtgtgtgattttgaaa gaAGCAAGAACCAATTCCTTTCACTTGAAGATCTCAAAGGaggcaatgtctcctttggaaatgggaagaaag GAACAAGATAATGAAGAGATTGGGCTGATAAGAAATTCAAATGGTGAAACCACAGTCCAGCCTGAAGATGCATCAgaggaaggaacag gtctttgtgctcgatttcaggcaaatccaaagaagtctcacttgactgttgtcaagagaATATTTAGATACTTGAAAGGCATCACTGGCCTTTtcctttggtatccaaaaggtagtaattttaacctagtgggatatactgatgttgattatgcaggtttccttgtggataggaagagcacatTAGGTATGacacacttccttggttcatgtcttgtgtcatgggctaccaaaaggcaaaattcagtggccttatctactgctgaagcgGAGTATGTTGCTGCTGCTTCATATTATGCTTAA